tatatacacacacacatatatatatatatatatatatatatatgtatatatatatatatatatatatatatatatatatatatatatatatatatatatacacacacatacatacatacatacatacatacatacgtatgtatgtatgtatgtatgtatgtatgtatgtatgtatacacacacacacacacacacacacacacacacactgtatattacttattacttcaactattcagatatcaattatctatgactatatcatataattaattatatatgtatatccatatgtctacacataagtttactacaaataccacgctcacaatggagaaaaaataaaaacaaaacaaatagacgaagactgaaaaaagaaaaaaagaaaaaatacacaataaacagccagttatgattaatccccttcatccttataccttgtgaaaatcaaatttttgtacatctttttaaactgcttcatgtctggacatcccttgagctcctcatttaaactgttccaccgctttaccccacaaatagaaatacaaaaacttttcttaaaaaccctataatttttaaatttaaataaaccccttaaattataactcccatctctttcagtgaacagtttttgaatattatgtggtagttgattattgtttgctttgaataatatttgcgccgtttgatagtccaccagatctgcaaatttcagtatttctgactgtaagaataatgtatttgtatgatcccgataaccagccttattgctcttttttggagaatgaataatgaatgtattgtatttttgtaattattgccccatacctctgcacagtaacCTAAACaaggtgaaaccagggaacagtaaagaatccggagtgaattgtgatctagaaactgtttaactttgtttaatattgcaatacttcttgatactttggattgtatgttttttatatgtggtttccaACTGAGTTCTTCATCAATAGCTGTTCCAAGAAATTTGACttccttaactctttctataataaccctgtctatttgaatatttatttgtgtttgttttgttgttaccaaataatattactttgggtttgttcaagtttaatgataatttgttactgttgaaccatgttattaatttacttatttccgttgtgatctcctgcaatagttccattaaattatcaccagaaaagaggatatttgtatCGTCAGCAAACAAGACAAGCTTCATTACTTTAGATACACTAAAGTAATGAGGAAGATGAAGGCAACATTTTAATGTTTTATTTTCAGGCTGTCTAGATGTAAATGCTAATCCCAGATAATGAATATACTGTTTAACTGCAAATAGAGATGATGTGTCTCTGTGTCCGTTACCTTATAGGACTCAACACTGCATGGGGCAGGTGTTACAGACTGACTGTACTGTGTGGAGTGTTGTTGTGTGTTCTCCTGCTGAGTGCAGTCATAGGGCTGTTGCTTATATTCAACACCCCGACTACAGAAAACAACCAGTTACAGACCATCAACAATAACCTGACAATCGAAAAAGACCAGTTACAGAAGGAGAAAGATGAACTTCATAACAAGTTGCCTCTTCTATGTGAGCAAATACTTTAAAGCTTCAGGAAAGACCATTCAATAAGGACCAAGGAACCTGAGGAACATTAAACATACATTTGGTGCATTTTTGGATTCACAGCTTGGTGCTTTTTGCCAACACTAAACTATTAATTTaataatcctttataccacagcactgttgaattctcataCCTGATTGGTCAAGAGCAATGCACTGAGAAGGTTTCTGTAAGACAATGGTTATTTAATATTTGAGGAAGGAGTGTTCAGTGTCATCACTTTGTAACTGTCAGAAATTGTTGCACCATGAGAAAATCTTCAGGGCAAAAGACTTGAAGACAAGATGCATTTTTTGTCATATTAATGTCAAGAGGTAGAAAAATGAAAACAGGATGCACTGTTATTGGAAAAGAATCAACTTTCAGGGTGATAAGCTAATTGTTTTCATCCTGTTGATTATATTaccataacagcacatcctgtcttcttttattccttacttacaaAATTGTAATATTGAAATACACTGTGTGTTACATTGTACATGTCTCACTGTGTGCTCAGATACACATGTCAAAAATGGATGGATCTACTTCAATTCCAGTATTTACTACATGTTTAATGAGAGCAGGAACTGGGATGAGAGCAAACAGGACTGCACAATGAGAGGAGCACACCTGATGATCATAaacagcagagaggaggaggtgagagagagagagagagagaaaatgaatgaatatcaGACTCATTTATTTATAGTTTGTGGTTTGACTTGCAGGAGTTCCTCCTCAAACAGATGATAGGCAGCAATAAATTTTGGATTGGTCTGAGTGACCTTGACACAGAGGGGGTGTGGAAATGGGTGGACGGTACACCACTGACCACTGCGTAAGAGATGGAGATTAATGATATATTTATCACCTGGTTATCCCACCATCTAATAAGGTGTAGAACTCAAAGTCTCAGAGAACCAAATAACCCTCATAAAGGTTTTTTTGTGAATCTGAGGTTGTGAACTTGAGACTTTGTTGCGATAATCGTGTTTTTTGACTATATTCTTATTTATCAGTTGAAAAATGTTGTGTTATGGTTGTTATGAGCTCACAACAAGAGGGTTGAGTGAAAGGTGTGTAAGTAAAGGTAAATGAACACTGATTAATCTGATTCTAATTCTCTGGGTTTCAGGTACTGGAATTCGGGGGAACCCAATAGTAAAGGTGATGAGGACTGTGCTGAGATTGAGGATTTGCATAGAGGCTGGAATGACAAACCATGCTATTACAAAATATGGTACATGTGTGAAAATAATCTGTTTTAGTTGTAAGGTCAAATTAACATGAAACAATGAGAGGATGTGTTACAGTGATTTCATCATTGGTCAGGGTATGATTTGGCCTTAATTGAAAGACTGAACCTGAAGTAAAATCACTGTAGTGTGTGCATTTGGGTCTCTTATtggaggaaaaaaacaacaatataaTCGAGTTttcaatactactactactactactactaataataataatagtaaagtTTCTGATGAATGATTAtcaatacaaacaattattatgCCATACAAAATGTAACTAATGAGTCAGaattttcatctgtgctgtatgtcgagcatgtatagcatatttgacaataaagttgacttgactagaaTGGACTGTgctgttaaaaaataaaataacatgaaaaaaatcaaatcaaaccaGCTTCTCATTccctttcaaaaataataaatgaatgaatgaatgaatgaataagtgtCTTGTGCAGCAAACTGACATTTTCATAATGACAATTTCTAGATTTGATTATGTGATGCCAAAAGTAGTCATAACCACTGACCAAATGTAAACACATTAGAACAAACATCTTTTCTATGTTCTTTATATTCTGATATTTCAGGCTGACTGTTAATTGTACTTATTTTCATTTAGCTACaagataataaattgaagatgtgAAATCCTACAGTATGATGTATGTGGGATGTAGACtatatcaggggttctcaaccttttctgctttgaggcccacctattcacaccattaaaaaaagatcactccctgttacagatgggagcccaggaattaactaaatgcaataaaaataaactgtttttaattgtagctaTTGTATTCAAAACTCTATGGATGTGCCACAAGCCAACATCATatacagggcattctcagtcaaaagggattaatgaccccaaagtggagtctggtcgattaacacaaaaacttattgccatgtttgtgttcagaaaacaagcaagttattaaaaccaataaTCACAATCAAAAGAAATGGATATAGAaaacactcaatgggattagatccttacatattaacaaagaaggatttttcctatgagttggaaaattatccagcctttgagttccctgacatctcaaactacttggtgc
This Neoarius graeffei isolate fNeoGra1 chromosome 3, fNeoGra1.pri, whole genome shotgun sequence DNA region includes the following protein-coding sequences:
- the LOC132883259 gene encoding C-type lectin domain family 4 member A-like isoform X2, whose protein sequence is MSEDEREYEYVNFTEKRGENIWTVAESMDTFRVNDTQSRLQSQSTGLNTAWGRCYRLTVLCGVLLCVLLLSAVIGLLLIFNTPTTENNQLQTINNNLTIEKDQLQKEKDELHNKLPLLYTHVKNGWIYFNSSIYYMFNESRNWDESKQDCTMRGAHLMIINSREEEVLEFGGTQ
- the LOC132883259 gene encoding CD209 antigen-like protein E isoform X1, whose protein sequence is MSEDEREYEYVNFTEKRGENIWTVAESMDTFRVNDTQSRLQSQSTGLNTAWGRCYRLTVLCGVLLCVLLLSAVIGLLLIFNTPTTENNQLQTINNNLTIEKDQLQKEKDELHNKLPLLYTHVKNGWIYFNSSIYYMFNESRNWDESKQDCTMRGAHLMIINSREEEEFLLKQMIGSNKFWIGLSDLDTEGVWKWVDGTPLTTAYWNSGEPNSKGDEDCAEIEDLHRGWNDKPCYYKIWYMCENNLF